From Desulfomicrobium apsheronum, the proteins below share one genomic window:
- a CDS encoding respiratory chain complex I subunit 1 family protein: protein MPLYIDVPLRLLAWLLLAPLLPGVINKVKAWVAGRQGPPVLQLYYDLARLWRKGVVLSTLASPGFIIAPAVAWAAVVTAALMLPLGGAGTAFSFDGDVLLLVYLLALARFCTAWGAMETGSAFEGMGAAREVSFAVLAEIGIITAILTLVVQSGSIALSSMFEPLSGPGAALLAVGLFIILLAENCRVPFDDPNTHLELTMIHEVMVLDHSGPPLAMILHGASVKLLLFAVFLAQAVLPLSELPLMVSVAALTASVLLITVAVGLVESLTARLAFRRVPLLLTIGFLFCLFPLLLTWMGDL from the coding sequence ATGCCCCTGTATATCGATGTTCCCCTGCGCCTCCTGGCCTGGCTGCTTCTGGCGCCGCTGCTTCCGGGCGTCATCAACAAGGTCAAGGCCTGGGTGGCCGGACGGCAGGGTCCGCCCGTGCTGCAATTGTATTACGATCTGGCGCGGCTGTGGCGCAAAGGCGTGGTCTTGAGCACCCTGGCTTCGCCCGGTTTCATCATCGCCCCGGCCGTGGCCTGGGCGGCCGTGGTCACGGCGGCCCTGATGCTGCCCCTGGGCGGTGCGGGCACGGCGTTCTCCTTTGACGGGGACGTTCTGCTGCTGGTCTACCTGCTGGCCCTGGCCCGCTTTTGCACGGCCTGGGGTGCCATGGAGACGGGCTCCGCCTTCGAGGGCATGGGCGCGGCCCGCGAGGTCAGCTTCGCCGTTCTGGCCGAGATAGGGATCATCACCGCGATCCTGACCCTGGTCGTGCAATCAGGCAGCATCGCCCTCTCGTCCATGTTCGAGCCGCTCTCCGGGCCGGGCGCGGCGCTCCTGGCCGTGGGACTTTTCATCATCCTGCTGGCCGAAAACTGCCGGGTTCCCTTTGACGACCCAAACACCCACCTCGAACTGACCATGATCCACGAAGTCATGGTCCTGGACCACAGCGGCCCGCCGCTGGCCATGATCCTGCACGGAGCCTCGGTCAAGCTGCTGCTCTTCGCCGTCTTCCTGGCGCAGGCCGTGCTGCCCCTCTCGGAACTGCCGCTTATGGTCTCCGTCGCGGCTCTGACGGCCAGTGTGCTGCTGATCACCGTGGCCGTGGGACTGGTCGAATCTCTGACCGCGCGCCTGGCCTTTCGCCGGGTCCCGCTGCTCCTGACCATCGGATTTCTGTTCTGCCTTTTCCCCCTGCTTCTGACCTGGATGGGTGACCTATGA
- a CDS encoding hydrogenase — protein sequence MNDTLNLLIGLAMGLNLLALGTSRLPVLIRAVAMQGVLLGLLPLVLEAHGLDWRLVLITLATVAGKGVLIPFMLIRAMRTANIARELEPFIGYIPSLLLGAAGTIAAVALTRYLPLLPEHAGNLHVPGAMALILTGFILLIGRTKAISQVCGYLILENGIYLAGLLLISSTPILVEFGILLDVTVGIFVIGIIVDRIQRAFDSLDTRKLTALHE from the coding sequence ATGAACGACACGTTGAACCTTTTGATCGGCCTGGCCATGGGCCTGAACCTTCTGGCGCTGGGCACCAGTCGCCTGCCCGTCCTGATCCGGGCGGTGGCCATGCAGGGCGTGCTTCTGGGGCTTTTGCCCCTGGTGCTCGAAGCGCACGGACTGGACTGGCGACTGGTCCTCATCACCCTGGCCACCGTGGCCGGCAAGGGCGTGCTCATCCCCTTCATGCTCATCCGCGCCATGCGCACCGCCAACATCGCCCGGGAGCTCGAACCCTTCATCGGCTACATCCCGTCCCTGCTCCTCGGCGCGGCCGGGACCATCGCCGCCGTGGCCCTGACCCGCTATCTGCCGCTCCTGCCCGAACACGCCGGAAACCTGCATGTCCCGGGGGCCATGGCCCTGATCCTGACCGGGTTCATCCTGCTCATCGGGCGCACCAAGGCCATCTCCCAGGTCTGCGGCTACCTGATCCTTGAAAACGGAATCTATCTCGCGGGGCTGCTGCTCATAAGTTCCACCCCGATCCTGGTGGAATTCGGCATCCTGCTCGACGTCACCGTCGGCATCTTCGTCATCGGCATCATCGTTGACCGCATCCAAAGGGCCTTCGATTCTCTCGACACCCGCAAACTCACGGCGCTGCACGAATGA